The following are encoded in a window of Mycoplasmopsis bovis PG45 genomic DNA:
- a CDS encoding biotin/lipoyl-containing protein, with product MFKMQFTDVGEGLHEGTVVDVFVTEGQEVKEGQDLFSVETDKMTTEIPAPVSGKIVKILISAGQEIHVGEEIFHIETN from the coding sequence ATGTTTAAAATGCAATTTACAGACGTTGGTGAAGGTCTTCACGAAGGAACAGTTGTTGACGTTTTTGTTACTGAAGGTCAAGAAGTTAAAGAAGGTCAAGACTTATTCTCAGTTGAAACTGACAAAATGACAACAGAAATTCCTGCTCCAGTATCAGGCAAAATTGTTAAAATTTTAATTTCTGCTGGTCAAGAAATTCATGTTGGTGAAGAAATTTTTCACATTGAAACAAACTAA
- a CDS encoding lactate/malate family dehydrogenase has translation MKKIIVVGLGNVGFTYINTSVARGLEAEWVLVDKNVQIAEAHAHDFEDMVSLMPRNGSTFRPGTLLEDSKDADVVVITASIPADKTFSDRMALAGANAKLMQSFAKDLDAAGFKGIVVVAANPCDVMAAAVHYGSKIPANRVISAGTNLETGRLKKMLAAKFKTSPDAIRASVLGEHGATAMIAWSTVKVGETTLEGLVESGKITKEDYEEVLKQVIAEAFYIWSRKGNTQFGIATSLFEITKAILDNRRTVMNLGVKIPEGYKHAGIYVSIPVIIGENGYEYLPFKPSLTKEEWTKFEASTEAVAKVHTDILKSIGVDVKFE, from the coding sequence ATGAAAAAAATTATTGTAGTTGGACTAGGTAATGTTGGATTTACATACATCAATACATCAGTAGCAAGAGGGCTTGAAGCTGAATGAGTATTAGTTGATAAAAATGTTCAAATCGCTGAAGCGCACGCTCACGACTTTGAAGATATGGTTTCATTGATGCCAAGAAATGGTTCAACATTTAGACCAGGTACATTATTAGAAGATTCTAAGGATGCTGATGTTGTTGTTATTACAGCATCAATTCCAGCTGACAAGACATTCTCAGACCGTATGGCTTTAGCAGGTGCAAATGCTAAATTAATGCAAAGCTTTGCTAAAGATTTAGATGCTGCTGGTTTCAAAGGCATTGTTGTAGTAGCTGCTAACCCATGTGACGTTATGGCTGCTGCTGTACATTATGGAAGCAAAATTCCAGCTAACAGAGTTATTTCTGCAGGTACAAACTTAGAAACTGGTAGATTGAAGAAAATGCTTGCCGCAAAATTCAAAACATCACCTGATGCAATTAGAGCATCTGTATTAGGTGAACATGGCGCTACAGCTATGATAGCTTGATCAACTGTTAAAGTTGGTGAAACAACTTTAGAAGGATTAGTAGAATCAGGCAAGATTACTAAGGAAGACTACGAAGAAGTTCTTAAACAAGTTATTGCTGAAGCATTCTACATTTGATCACGTAAAGGTAATACACAATTTGGTATTGCAACATCATTATTTGAAATTACAAAAGCAATTTTAGATAATAGACGTACTGTGATGAATTTAGGTGTTAAAATTCCTGAAGGCTATAAACACGCAGGTATTTATGTATCAATTCCTGTAATTATCGGTGAAAATGGATACGAATACTTACCATTCAAACCAAGTTTAACAAAAGAAGAATGAACAAAATTTGAAGCTTCAACTGAAGCAGTTGC